TGCCATTGAACTCGGGGTTCTTGGTAGCAGCCAGCTATCGCCAGAGTTCGAGACTAGGGCTGGGAGCCGAAGTCTGTCTCAGGGGTCGAATAGCCTTAAGGGAAGCTACGCTTTATAATCCGTTCGACTATTCCTAGCCAGCAAAAACAGGAGCGGACAATATGGCAGACGAGACAATTCGCATCGGCTACGTTGGAGCGGGCGGTAACACGCGGCTCCGGCATCTTCCGGGATTCGCAGCGATCGACGGGGTTGAGAGCGTCAGCGTAGCCAACAGGAGTCGCGAATCGGGCCAGCGCGTGGCAGACGCATTCGGTCTGAGTACCGTGTACGACTCATGGGAAGACCTAATCGATGCGGACGACACCAACGCCATCTGCATCGGCACCTGGCCATACATGCACAAGACGCTGGTGCTGGCGTCCCTGGCCGCAGGGAAGCACGTGCTCACAGAGGCACGTATGACCATGAACTCTGCCGATGCGCGGGAAATGCTGGAGGCATCTCTGGCCTATCCCGATCTTGTTGCACAGATCGTGCCCGCGCCACACACTCTGAAGATCGACAACACGATCAGGGACATGATCTCAGGCGGGTACTTTGGTGATGTGCTATCCGCCGACATCACAGTTCACCAAGGGGACTTTGTCGACTACGACTCGGAGCTCCACTGGAGACACAACCGCGACCTCTCCGGCAACAACATCATGCAGATGGGTATCTGGTACGAGGCCATTATGCGCTGGTTCGGCCCTGCTGCGGCCGTAACGGCAGTTGGTAGAGTCACCGTCAAGAATCGGAAGGGTTGGGACGGAGGATTGGCGTACATCACAATTCCGGACCACGTTGAGACTCTAATTGAGTTCGCCTCCGGCCCGGTTGCGAGGATGCGGGTCAGCACTGTAACTGGATTGGCGCCCGCTGACGGCGTTTGGATCTTCGGCTCTGAAGGCACCGTCCATGTGGACTCTGCATCCATGACAGTCCGTGGTGGACAACGAGGAGACGGTGGGTTATCCGAAATCGATATTCCTGCGGAGAAGCAGGGCGATTGGCGGGTGGAGGAAGAGTTCATAAACGCCATTCGGGGGATTGAACCCGTTACTCACACCAACTTCTTCGATGGCGTCCGGTACATGGAGTTCACCGACGCAGTTACGATCAGCATGCAGACAGGCGAGCGAGTCACGCTCCCACTGGCATAGAGTCAGATTTCGATTCAGGGGACGCGAGGAGAACACTTGGATTACTCAAACCTTTTCACTAAGAATATGCCCGCCGAGGTCGAAGGGCCGCCTGGACAGGCGGAGGACACAAAGTTCACTTTCTCCGTGACCTATACCGACCGCGATACGATGCCGGTCGACGGGTTTGTCAATGCGCTGTCGGACATAATGCCCCGGGAGGGGGTTGAGCTCGCGAAGTACCCTCCACCGCAGGGTCACGTCGGTCTCCGGGAATACATCGCAGAAGCCCTTCACAACAATCGCGGCATGGATGTCCCTGTCGACAACATCTTCCTGAGCGCAGGAGCGGGCGGAGCAGTTGGAACAATCCTGGACGCGTTCATCGACGCTGGTGATACGGTCTTTGTGGAGGAGTTCTGCTACTCAGGCACTCTCGGAATGTTGCTGGGTAAGCGCGCAAACGTGATCCACGTTCCGACCGACTCCAACGGCATGGATACCGACGCGCTTGAAGAGACCATAAAGGACCTGGTGAGTAAGGGTACGCATCCCAAGCTCATCTACACCATCGGCGTGTACCAGAATCCCATGGGGATGACCCTCAGCGCTGAGCGCCGGAAGCACATGGTGGAGATATCGCAGACCTACGGCATACCAATTCTGGAAAACGAGTCCTACGCAGACTTCCGCATAGACGGTGACCCTCTGCCACAGGCAATGTACGGAATGGATGACCAGGGTGGAGTCTCCCACGTATCAGCGTATACAAAACTGCTTGGCTGTGGGCTTAGGCTTGGGTTCGGCGTCGTTCCTGACGAGGTCAAGGAAGTGGTTGGAAAACTCCGTTTCGGGTCGTCACCCAGTCACCTCACGTCAATGGCAGTTTACGAATACCTGAGTCAAAACGGGGACGAGTACATTGAGGCTGTCGCACGATCACTTGGGACGAAGCGTGACGCTATGCTCGCCGCCCTTGGAGAGCACTTCCCGCCCAGCTGCGAGTGGAGTGTCCCTCACGGCGGAATGATGCTGTGGGGCCGCCTTCCTGAGGGTGCCGATACATGGAACACCCTCGAAAAGGCCGTTGAGGCAGGAGTCAAGTACAACCCAGGAGCCGTATACAGGGCAGATCGTTCCCCTAACAACTACATGCGGCTCACATACAGTTATCACAGCACGGAAGAGATAGCAGAGGGAATCGAGATTCTGGCTGGCGTGTTCGAGCGAGAGGGCGTTTTCGACAACGCTTAGGTGGCAAACGGAGATTGCAAGCCAGAATGACACCCGAATCGGCAGAGTGTAGAATTACGCGGGCTCAGATGCCCCACCCTTCTGTCACCTGATACCCGTGAGGAGAAAATCCAATGCCTGAACAGAGTAAATTCAGCTTCGAAGGCCTGTACTCCAAGCATGCCCCGGAGGGACGACCTCGAGCTGGTGCAGTAAAGCGTGGCAAGTACGACTTCGCAGTCGCATACCCTGACCCAAAGTCGATCCCATTCGACGGGCTGGTCAACGGGCTCCAACAGGCCCTGGCAGAGGAAGGAGAAGACCTCGCCATATACGCGCACCCGCAGGGCTACCGGCCCTTGAGAGAGTTCGTTGCGGATAAGCTGTCGAGGGAACGCGACATCCATGTGTCGGCGGACGAGATCATCCTGGGCGACGGGTCGGGCCAGCCGATTCACATGTTCCTGGAAGTCTTGATTGACCCCGGAGACGTCGCGCTCACTGAGGACTACGTCTATGCGGGTACTCTCGGGCAGCTTCGCCGTTTCGGGGCGGACGTTCGCGGTGTTGAGACTGACGAGGAAGGTATGCTTCCCGACGCGCTCGAGTCCGTCATAGTTCGCGCGACAGGGCAAGGGCGCAAGCCAAAGCTGATCTACACGATTCCCACGTATCAAAACCCCCAGGGTTGGACGATGTCCCTCGAACGGCGTCAGGCCATGGTGGAGATTGCAAACCGACACGGAATTCCGATCCTGGAGGACGACTGCTACGTGGATCTTCGCTTGGACGGCCCGGAGTCGCCGACTTCGATCCATTCACTTGATGGGACCGGCAGCGTGATGTACGTCGCCTCTTTCTCGAAGATCATTGCCCCTGGTATGCGGATTGGATACGGTACAGGCCCTTCCGAGGTCCTGGACAGGGCATTGGTCGCCAAGGGCGGTGGCTCTGTTAACTCGTTTGCTTCATTTGCGGTACACAGATACTCGACCGGGAATCTTGACTCTCATATCGAAGAGATAAATGACATCCAGAGGGCAAAGCGCGATGCGATGCTGGCATCACTCGGAGAGAACTTCGGCAATCGTGCCGAGTGGAGCAACCCTCACGGGGGACTGTTCGTATGGCTGAAGATGCCTGACGAGAGTGACATCACGTCAATCCGGGACAATGTTCTGAACGACTATGACGTCGGCTACCTGCCTGGCGTCAACTTCTCGCCAGAAGGCGACACCGGCCAGAACTACGCAAGGCTGTGCTTCGGGTTCAATGAGCCGGACGAGATTTATGAAGGCATCGCCAGGCTGGCAGAGGCGTTCGAGAAGGAAGGTGCGTTCTAGGGCGTATCAGTTCGGCTTTCTTCTCCTGGCATGAGACGGATGGAGTGAGGTAGGACCATGCGGATCTGTTCGTTTCTCCCAAGCGCGACGGAGATCGTCTATCTTCTGGGCCTCGGAGACTCACTCTTCGGAGTGAGCCACGAGTGTGACTTTCCAAGCGGCGCGTCAGACAAGCCCAAGGTTGTTAGGAGTCGCATAGACTCTAGCTCCCTCAGCAGTCACGAGATAGACGCGGCCGTCACGGACATGATGATGCGCGGCGAGAGTATCTACGCTGTTGCCGAGGACGTATTGCAAGCCACCAATCCGGACTTAGTCGTGACCCAGCGACTGTGCGAGGTTTGCGCAGTCTCCTTCGAGGATGTCGAAGAGGCTGTAAGCCGACTGGATGTCTCCCCTACCGTGTTATCGCTCGACCCGCACGGGCTGGAAGATGTCCTGGATGACATTAAGCTTCTCGGCAGGCATACGAACAGAGAGTCAGTCGCACATGCCGCCGTCTTCAACCTCAGGGCAAGGATGGACGTAGTACGGCGTACTGTCGCTGGCGTAAGCGACAGGCCGACCGTCGCATGCATCGAGTGGATGAATCCAGTGATCGCTGCCGGACACTGGGTGCCCGAGATGGTGGAGGCCGCAGGTGGCATGGATGTCCTGGGAAAACCCGGGGCGCCGTCGCCTCGGCTCGAGTTCGAGCGCGTAGAAGCTGCTGACCCCGACGTTGTCATCCTGATGCCGTGCGGCATGAATGTTGAACAGGCTACCGCAGAGTTTAACGCTTTGCCAGACAGCAGCCGCTGGGAGAACCTCCGAGCGTTCAAGTCAGAAAATGCCTACGTAGTTGACTCTGGTGCGCTCTTTAGCCGGAGTGGCCCCAGGTTGGTCGACGGCCTTGAGGTGATGGCGCGACTAGTTCATCCTGACCTGTTCCAAGACCAGCCACCACAGGAGTATTGTCAGAAACTGTAAGTGTCGGGAAATGCCTGTCTAACGATTGCAGGTTCGAGTCTCTTGGCCAGCTACTGACGACTGAACCGGGTCATCATCTCCCATGACATCTGTCTTCTGAGGTCTTGATAGCCCTGCTTCAGCACCTCCACCTCCGCGGTGAGTCTACTTGCCGAGCTTTCATGCTCCAGGAGCCGCTGCTTTTCTCCAATGTCCATCTGAACGGTGTTGGCGATGTGGTACGAAAGCGATTCCGGATCTGAGGGTACGCGAGTCCGGCTCACCCAGCCGCCCGCAACACCTACTGAGGCCTGGGCATAGTCCGAAAATGCATTCGTGGCCTCGCGGACCAGTTCGTCGGCTGACGTCAGGTCGGGGCTGGCATCTTCAAGCAGTTCTACATCGGCAGCAACGAAGGGATCTCTCTGCGTTATGTCAAGAACTCTGAAACGTTGGACGCCCACGGCAGAGACGAAGAACCGGTCACCTTCAATCCGGTTGACCTGAGTAATGTGGGCGATAGTCCCGATGTCGTGGGGGACCGCGGGTCCACCAACCTCGGGCCCTTCACGTATCAGGGCCACGCCGAACCTGTTGTCAGATTCCATACATTCCCTCAGCATCAGCTTGTACCGCTCCTCAAAGATCTGGAGGGGTAGTGACGCGTTCGGGAACAACACGGTGTTTAGTGGAAAGAGTGGCAGCCTGCGCCGGGAAGTTGTCATAGGGTATCCGTAAGCGAGAGTGTACCGTCAGGCTGCTGTGGCGGCAACTAGCCGTCGACACTTACCAGCGGTTGTTGGATCACTCACTTTGAACTACTTCTCAAAGTCCAGGTGGGCGTATCTCATGAATATGCCGCCGCCTGGACGCGCCAATGGGCCGTTGACGCATAGGCAGGCAATCACATGGGTATTCCCCGGTTTGGCATCGTCCGCCACCTTAACTCGGTTGGTGACGTTGAACCCGTTGACCGCGCCGTAGTCACGATCCCACTCCCCGTCAACCCAGATCTCTCCGTAATCGTCGATGCTGGTCTCAAACCAGATTGTTGACCCTTCCACGTCGAAGCTGCCAATCGTTTCCGGCAAAGTGACAGCAATCCTGTACCAGCCAAAAGTGAGCCCTTCAGACTGCTTCTTTCTGATGCCAGGGTGCTCCTCCCTACCAGACGGCTTGTTCTTTCCTCCAGCTTCGACGTCGTCCAAGATTTCCCATGACGAGTCATCATAGTCCGCCAGGCGCGCAGGGCTGTCCGGTGCCTGCGAAACAAGCCCCTCATTGGCATGGCCCGGATTCCAGCCGAAACCGAACCGCCATTCCGTTCCAAGTTGAGCGAGTACTTTGGGGTCTTCTATGTCGAGAGTGATGGTGGTCACGCGCCTGCTCCTATTGTGGGCAATTTCTCAGAATGCGGTCACTTCGCGGTATGCAGAAGGTTCTCAGCAAGGGCATCTCCTGTCAACTGAACTGCTCGTCAAGGGCCCCCTAACCGCGAGCACTCACCTGCGTTGTAGTATCCAAGCAGGCTCAATACCGACCATACCACTAATCCATCCACAGGAGAGATATGAGATGAACCCTAAATCTCTGGGTTTAGCAGGGTTTATGGCCCTGTCGGCGCTTGCGCTGATTGCAGTTATTGCGTCCAACCCATTCACATCTCAGGCAGCCACGCACGAACCAGCCACGATACAGCAGCCTACGACTCCACTGAGCACAACAGTCGAGCCAGCTTCGGAGATAACACAGCCGCAGCAGTTCGACATGCTGCAGGGGACTGAGGAAGAGTCCGACGAATCGGACCCGTACATTGGAGTCCAAATAACAGAGTTAGATGACGGGTCAGTCAAGGTCTTGCGGGTGGTGGCAGGCGGTCCTTCAGACGGCATATTGATACAAAACGACATCATCACGGCAGTCGATGGCACGACTATCGCGGGTGCGAGCGATCTCGTCGATGCCATCGCCGAAGCGGGTACCGATACTGAGATTACACTGACCGTAACGCGAGGCGGTTCAAGCATTACCGTAAACGTCACGGTGGGAGACCGGGAAACGTCAAAGGCGTCCCTGGGAACACTCCGTACGAGCAGATTCCATGCATTTCCAAAGTTCGGATTCTCCCGGGCCGGAAGAGGTAAGTGGGGTCCCCATAAATCGACTAGTGGAGATGCAGTGAACTCCGAAATTGTAGTCGAGAATGAGGATGGCAGCTTCACTACCCGCCGTACGGTGGTCGGTACAGTCTCAAGTGTTGACGCTTCTGCCGGCACCTTCACGCTTTCGCCAAAGGGTGGTTCCGATTCTATCGACTACACCATCAGCGATGACACGAACGTCATCATGAAGAGGAACGGTGATCTGGGCCAGCTGAACTCCGAGGATGAAACGCTCGTTGTTGATGTCGATGGAGAAGTCGAAGTGGTGATACAGGGAGACGGGTCCGACACGCGGAGCCATTTCTCACGTAGGGGCAAGAGGTCTGGCCTGCAGGACGGTGGTAGGTGGCCGGGGCGCCATGACTTCTCCGACCGTAGCCAATTTCTCGACAGGGTTTTCGAGGAAATTCGGGACCGGTTTGACAACAGAAGCTGACACGGAGTAGGAATCTCGTGCAGGATCATACAACCTCCCAGGTCAGCCACGAGATTACCAACCACAATCGAAGAGAGCTCATGCAGGCCCCGCGGACTCGCGGGGCCTCTTCTCGTTGAAGGGACTTACCTTAATTCAGGTTGACGAGGGAACGGGGCATAGTACCATTAATATACGTGCCTGACTCAGTTAACTTGGAGGTGCCGGGCAATGTCTTTTCTGAGAAGTCTTCAGGCGAAGGTCCTTCTAGCCGCAATAATTCCCGGCTCCATAATCCTGATAATTGTGGCTGTTATCGCGCTATTCCAGTACGGGGCGACGGTGCTGACGATTGTCGAAGAACGAGACTCAAAACTGGCAATGCTCTCGGCGAACCAGTTGAGTGACGGATTGGTCCGCCACACTAGAATTCTTGAAACTGTTGCAAATGAAGGTGACTCACCGGTTCTGGACTCGGTAGCAACCCGCCTTTCGATCGCTACGGCGCGAGGTCAACTTCGCCAATTCGACGGAGGGGTGACTCTCTATGACCAGAGCGGACGTGCCACCTGGTCGACTCTGAGCCCCAATCCATCCGAGCTTCAACTATTTCCAGAGATCGATTCCGTTCGAAAATCGACAATGCCTGTCTACTCTGATGTGTTCAGTGGGGGCGTGACGGACCTTACATCTGTGAGGTTTTCGGTCCCAGTACTAGACGCCGATGACGAGTTTATTGGAGTTGTCTCCGGTACAGCAGCTCTCGACGGTCCACTTATGAAGTCCATTCTTTCTGACTCGCTTCCCCTTTCTTCA
This is a stretch of genomic DNA from Dehalococcoidia bacterium. It encodes these proteins:
- a CDS encoding PLP-dependent aminotransferase family protein; the protein is MPEQSKFSFEGLYSKHAPEGRPRAGAVKRGKYDFAVAYPDPKSIPFDGLVNGLQQALAEEGEDLAIYAHPQGYRPLREFVADKLSRERDIHVSADEIILGDGSGQPIHMFLEVLIDPGDVALTEDYVYAGTLGQLRRFGADVRGVETDEEGMLPDALESVIVRATGQGRKPKLIYTIPTYQNPQGWTMSLERRQAMVEIANRHGIPILEDDCYVDLRLDGPESPTSIHSLDGTGSVMYVASFSKIIAPGMRIGYGTGPSEVLDRALVAKGGGSVNSFASFAVHRYSTGNLDSHIEEINDIQRAKRDAMLASLGENFGNRAEWSNPHGGLFVWLKMPDESDITSIRDNVLNDYDVGYLPGVNFSPEGDTGQNYARLCFGFNEPDEIYEGIARLAEAFEKEGAF
- a CDS encoding Gfo/Idh/MocA family oxidoreductase encodes the protein MADETIRIGYVGAGGNTRLRHLPGFAAIDGVESVSVANRSRESGQRVADAFGLSTVYDSWEDLIDADDTNAICIGTWPYMHKTLVLASLAAGKHVLTEARMTMNSADAREMLEASLAYPDLVAQIVPAPHTLKIDNTIRDMISGGYFGDVLSADITVHQGDFVDYDSELHWRHNRDLSGNNIMQMGIWYEAIMRWFGPAAAVTAVGRVTVKNRKGWDGGLAYITIPDHVETLIEFASGPVARMRVSTVTGLAPADGVWIFGSEGTVHVDSASMTVRGGQRGDGGLSEIDIPAEKQGDWRVEEEFINAIRGIEPVTHTNFFDGVRYMEFTDAVTISMQTGERVTLPLA
- a CDS encoding LON peptidase substrate-binding domain-containing protein, with the translated sequence MTTSRRRLPLFPLNTVLFPNASLPLQIFEERYKLMLRECMESDNRFGVALIREGPEVGGPAVPHDIGTIAHITQVNRIEGDRFFVSAVGVQRFRVLDITQRDPFVAADVELLEDASPDLTSADELVREATNAFSDYAQASVGVAGGWVSRTRVPSDPESLSYHIANTVQMDIGEKQRLLEHESSASRLTAEVEVLKQGYQDLRRQMSWEMMTRFSRQ
- a CDS encoding PDZ domain-containing protein, with protein sequence MNPKSLGLAGFMALSALALIAVIASNPFTSQAATHEPATIQQPTTPLSTTVEPASEITQPQQFDMLQGTEEESDESDPYIGVQITELDDGSVKVLRVVAGGPSDGILIQNDIITAVDGTTIAGASDLVDAIAEAGTDTEITLTVTRGGSSITVNVTVGDRETSKASLGTLRTSRFHAFPKFGFSRAGRGKWGPHKSTSGDAVNSEIVVENEDGSFTTRRTVVGTVSSVDASAGTFTLSPKGGSDSIDYTISDDTNVIMKRNGDLGQLNSEDETLVVDVDGEVEVVIQGDGSDTRSHFSRRGKRSGLQDGGRWPGRHDFSDRSQFLDRVFEEIRDRFDNRS
- a CDS encoding PLP-dependent aminotransferase family protein, producing MDYSNLFTKNMPAEVEGPPGQAEDTKFTFSVTYTDRDTMPVDGFVNALSDIMPREGVELAKYPPPQGHVGLREYIAEALHNNRGMDVPVDNIFLSAGAGGAVGTILDAFIDAGDTVFVEEFCYSGTLGMLLGKRANVIHVPTDSNGMDTDALEETIKDLVSKGTHPKLIYTIGVYQNPMGMTLSAERRKHMVEISQTYGIPILENESYADFRIDGDPLPQAMYGMDDQGGVSHVSAYTKLLGCGLRLGFGVVPDEVKEVVGKLRFGSSPSHLTSMAVYEYLSQNGDEYIEAVARSLGTKRDAMLAALGEHFPPSCEWSVPHGGMMLWGRLPEGADTWNTLEKAVEAGVKYNPGAVYRADRSPNNYMRLTYSYHSTEEIAEGIEILAGVFEREGVFDNA
- a CDS encoding cobalamin-binding protein, yielding MRICSFLPSATEIVYLLGLGDSLFGVSHECDFPSGASDKPKVVRSRIDSSSLSSHEIDAAVTDMMMRGESIYAVAEDVLQATNPDLVVTQRLCEVCAVSFEDVEEAVSRLDVSPTVLSLDPHGLEDVLDDIKLLGRHTNRESVAHAAVFNLRARMDVVRRTVAGVSDRPTVACIEWMNPVIAAGHWVPEMVEAAGGMDVLGKPGAPSPRLEFERVEAADPDVVILMPCGMNVEQATAEFNALPDSSRWENLRAFKSENAYVVDSGALFSRSGPRLVDGLEVMARLVHPDLFQDQPPQEYCQKL